From one Eriocheir sinensis breed Jianghai 21 chromosome 58, ASM2467909v1, whole genome shotgun sequence genomic stretch:
- the LOC126985152 gene encoding uncharacterized protein LOC126985152 encodes MSYHKRYRQIQRELKELLVSSSEEEADWVHQNTKIPKLYHNNSDPSLSFSDQDSCESTSLSPLIVTAPEELSTDDESHHHISDLALEEGLALWASKNNITRQAANELLELLRNNGHNLPKDSRTLMETPRYVEVLEKCGGHYYYFGIGSCLQNILKTHPAFVKENDSVKLSVNIDGIPLHKSSNEQFWPILIKFSCFKPALVALYCGKTKPDSIDSFLEDFLQEYKQLSENGLVFEGKRLAVRIVAFICDAPARSFIKCIKGHNGYYSCERCEIKGTWQSHVLVLDSAQPCNERSDEKFNQEQYRDSHQLGKSPLIQYGISCVKGFPLDYMHMICLGVTRRMLLFLIRGSKKCKLSQLQISLISSSLESLSNKLPSEFARQPRSLAVIDRWKATEFRQYILYTSIVVLKDVVPDIIYKNSLLLTVSLSVLLNSNDEIRNSYLPYARELLKCFVQQCRDIYGQSFIVYNVHNLLHLVDDVENYQCSLNDICAFPYENELHKIKQLVRSSNNPVSQVFKRLAEKKMFNESKVTEANHRIYISTKYKNNCFMLKNEDFVFLRKLKNDVYYECDVLRQSQTEIFFTEPCNSKLINIVFMKNKSNLKKKVIHLEQLHRKVIKLPYKDGVVLVPVVHDIFS; translated from the coding sequence ATGTCTTACCATAAAAGATACAGGCAGATACAACGTGAGCTCAAGGAACTGTTGGTTAGTAGTAGTGAAGAGGAAGCTGACTGGGTTCATCAAAACACCAAAATTCCCAAACTTTACCATAATAACTCTGACCCATCTTTAAGCTTTTCTGACCAGGACAGTTGTGAAAGTACATCCTTATCCCCCTTGATAGTAACTGCACCAGAAGAATTAAGCACAGATGATGAGAGTCACCACCATATATCTGATTTGGCACTTGAAGAAGGATTAGCTTTATGGGCATCAAAAAATAACATTACACGCCAGGCAGCAAATGAATTATTGGAGCTGTTGAGGAATAATGGGCATAATCTACCTAAAGATTCACGCACTTTGATGGAAACTCCAAGGTATGTAGAGGTATTAGAAAAATGTGGAGGACACTATTATTATTTTGGGATTGGTTCATGTTTGCAAAATATATTGAAGACTCATCCAGCatttgtaaaagaaaatgatTCGGTTAAACTCAGTGTAAACATAGATGGTATTCCTTTACATAAATCAAGCAATGAACAGTTCTGGCCTATACTGATAAAGTTCAGCTGCTTTAAGCCAGCATTAGTTGCTCTGTATTGTGGAAAGACTAAACCAGATTCTATTGACAGTTTTTTGGAAGATTTTCTTCAAGAATATAAGCAACTTTCTGAAAATGGTTTAGTTTTTGAAGGGAAAAGACTGGCAGTAAGAATAGTTGCATTTATTTGTGATGCACCTGCACGCTCATTTATCAAATGCATAAAAGGGCACAATGGGTATTACTCATGTGAGAGATGTGAAATTAAAGGAACCTGGCAATCACATGTTCTTGTATTAGACTCTGCACAACCCTGTAATGAAAGATCTGATGAGAAATTCAATCAGGAACAGTACAGGGATTCTCATCAGTTAGGAAAAAGTCCTTTGATTCAGTATGGAATATCTTGCGTGAAAGGGTTTCCACTGGATTACATGCATATGATTTGCCTTGGTGTTACCAGAAGAATGCTACTTTTCCTCATAAGAGGTTCTAAGAAATGCAAACTCTCTCAGCTTCAAATAAGTTTAATTTCATCTTCTTTAGAGAGTCTTTCCAACAAACTACCAAGTGAATTTGCTAGACAGCCACGATCACTAGCTGTAATTGATCGCTGGAAGGCCACCGAATTTAGACAGTATATATTATACACAAGTATTGTTGTCCTGAAAGATGTTGTTCCTGATATTATATACAAAAACAGTCTTTTGCTTACTGTGTCCTTATCAGTTTTATTGAATTCCAATGATGAAATACGAAATTCTTACTTACCATATGCAAGAGAATTACTTAAGTGTTTTGTACAACAGTGTCGAGATATATATGGTCAAAGTTTTATTGTATATAATGTTCATAATCTTCTTCACTTGGTAGATGATGTAGAGAATTACCAGTGTTCCCTTAATGACATTTGTGCTTTCCCATACGAGAATGAACTTCACAAAATAAAGCAGTTAGTGAGGTCATCAAACAATCCAGTTTCTCAAGTTTTCAAAAGACTTGCAGAAAAGAAAATGTTTAATGAATCAAAAGTGACAGAAGCTAATCACAgaatatatatatctacaaaatacaaaaataattgtttCATGTTAAAAAATGAAGATTTTGTGTTCCTTAGGAAACTAAAAAATGATGTCTACTATGAATGTGATGTTCTTCGTCAAAGCCAAACTGAAATTTTTTTTACTGAACCATGCAATTCTAAACTCATTAACATTGTGTTTATGAAAAATAAGAGTaatttaaaaaagaaagtaatTCACTTAGAGCAGCTGCATAGAAAGGTGATAAAATTGCCATACAAAGATGGTGTTGTTTTAGTACCAGTTGTACATGACATTTTCAGTTAG